In the Gymnodinialimonas sp. 202GB13-11 genome, one interval contains:
- a CDS encoding helix-turn-helix transcriptional regulator: protein MKKKPPITNCVSALREAHGAMSQADLAKAIGVSRQTIIAIEQGHYSPSLERAFLIARQFGVGIEDVFGWEPEDP, encoded by the coding sequence GTGAAAAAGAAGCCACCCATCACCAATTGTGTCAGCGCGCTGCGCGAGGCCCATGGCGCGATGAGCCAGGCCGACCTCGCCAAAGCCATCGGGGTCAGCCGCCAAACCATCATCGCCATCGAGCAGGGCCATTACTCGCCAAGCCTTGAGCGTGCGTTTCTGATCGCTCGGCAATTCGGTGTCGGCATCGAGGATGTCTTCGGGTGGGAGCCGGAAGACCCTTAA
- a CDS encoding SDR family oxidoreductase yields the protein MDLGISGKRALVCASSKGLGRGCAEQLAAAGVNLVMNARGAEALEETAHAISDEYGVEVVAVAADITSEEGRRQVLEAAGAVDILVTNAGGPPPGLWSDWGREDFLAALDANMLTPIALMTEIMPKMIDKGWGRVVNITSQSVKAPIPQLGLSNAARTGLTGYVAGTARQVAPFGVIVNNMLPGIHATDRAIQLDTGVSQKEGISMDEAKARREATIPARRYGTRAEFGAMCAFLCSEHAGFIVGQNILCDGGGTNATI from the coding sequence ATGGATCTTGGAATTTCAGGAAAGCGGGCACTGGTTTGTGCCTCATCAAAGGGCTTGGGCCGGGGCTGTGCCGAGCAGTTGGCGGCAGCGGGTGTGAATCTGGTGATGAATGCCCGTGGGGCCGAGGCGCTGGAAGAGACGGCGCATGCGATCAGCGATGAATACGGCGTGGAGGTTGTGGCAGTGGCTGCTGACATCACGTCGGAAGAGGGACGCAGACAGGTTCTTGAGGCGGCAGGCGCCGTGGACATCCTGGTGACCAATGCAGGCGGGCCGCCGCCGGGCCTATGGTCGGATTGGGGGCGGGAGGATTTCCTGGCCGCGCTGGATGCCAACATGCTGACGCCGATTGCCCTGATGACCGAAATCATGCCGAAGATGATCGACAAGGGCTGGGGCCGGGTTGTGAACATCACCAGCCAATCGGTGAAGGCACCGATCCCGCAGCTGGGGCTTTCCAATGCCGCGCGCACCGGTCTGACCGGTTACGTGGCGGGCACGGCGCGGCAGGTGGCGCCGTTCGGGGTGATCGTGAACAACATGCTGCCGGGGATCCACGCGACGGACCGGGCGATCCAGCTGGACACCGGCGTATCGCAGAAAGAAGGCATCTCGATGGACGAGGCCAAGGCCCGGCGGGAGGCGACGATTCCGGCGCGGCGCTATGGGACTCGGGCCGAGTTCGGGGCGATGTGTGCGTTCCTGTGCTCGGAACATGCGGGGTTCATCGTGGGGCAGAATATCCTGTGCGATGGCGGCGGGACGAACGCGACTATCTGA
- a CDS encoding Hint domain-containing protein: protein MASHPPLLRFQTFPAAALRAVAGANVGDGIGLEDAALPGDVYRLAGAASAAHLAISDAGAGNQPCVADGSAVGDAGDPLAISACHMLMGPSGEVVEVLILTLTSDANESLHVLPLSDLKPDTEYELVGTETASAPERFADIASVSFLAGTHLTMANGKQVPVELLSVGDVLLTRDHGPQAIRWIGFQTRRAVGAAAPVRITEGTLNTSRDLRLSPQHRLFIWQRNDELGTGRAEVMVKAELLVNGDTVVREAGGHVDSYQIVFDGHEIIYAEGIAVESLLVTGQTRTLLPEDLAIEAGTAAAASAAALEINEEASDMVERLSRASKGKL from the coding sequence ATGGCCAGCCATCCCCCCCTGCTCAGGTTCCAGACCTTCCCCGCAGCCGCCCTGCGCGCTGTGGCCGGGGCGAATGTGGGCGACGGGATCGGGCTGGAAGATGCGGCCCTTCCCGGCGATGTCTACCGCCTTGCCGGTGCCGCCAGTGCCGCGCATCTTGCCATCTCGGATGCAGGTGCAGGCAATCAACCTTGCGTGGCCGATGGGTCTGCCGTGGGCGATGCAGGCGATCCGCTGGCGATTTCGGCCTGTCACATGCTCATGGGACCGTCGGGCGAAGTCGTGGAGGTCTTGATCCTGACTTTGACCTCGGACGCCAACGAAAGCCTGCACGTTCTGCCGCTTTCGGACCTCAAGCCCGACACGGAATACGAACTTGTCGGCACCGAAACGGCCTCCGCCCCCGAACGGTTCGCGGACATCGCGTCCGTCAGCTTCCTGGCCGGCACACATCTGACGATGGCCAATGGCAAGCAGGTCCCGGTCGAGCTTCTCAGCGTCGGCGACGTGCTTCTGACCCGCGATCACGGCCCGCAAGCGATCCGCTGGATCGGCTTCCAGACCCGCCGGGCCGTTGGCGCTGCGGCGCCCGTGCGTATCACCGAAGGTACGCTCAACACCTCTCGCGATTTGCGTTTGTCGCCGCAGCACCGCTTGTTCATCTGGCAGCGCAACGACGAACTCGGCACAGGCCGTGCCGAGGTCATGGTAAAGGCAGAGTTGCTCGTGAACGGCGACACGGTCGTACGCGAGGCCGGGGGCCATGTGGACAGCTACCAGATCGTCTTTGACGGGCATGAGATCATCTACGCCGAAGGCATAGCCGTGGAATCGCTTCTGGTGACGGGCCAAACCCGCACCCTTTTGCCAGAAGATCTGGCCATCGAGGCCGGGACCGCGGCCGCAGCGTCCGCCGCGGCCTTGGAGATCAATGAAGAGGCCAGTGACATGGTTGAACGCCTGTCGCGCGCCTCGAAGGGGAAACTCTAG
- a CDS encoding SnoaL-like domain-containing protein — MSLSDIANTLVEACRTQNEASLLENHYHPDAVSVEAADFSGMGRETKGVDGIKGKHEWWVSNFEVHGGDVQGPFLHGDDRFAVIFSMDVTKKASGERSQMSEVAIYHVADGKIVREEFYGTA; from the coding sequence ATGAGTCTATCTGATATTGCCAATACCTTGGTGGAGGCCTGCCGCACCCAGAACGAGGCCTCGCTGCTCGAAAACCACTACCACCCCGACGCGGTCTCCGTCGAAGCGGCTGATTTCTCAGGCATGGGACGTGAAACCAAGGGCGTGGACGGCATCAAAGGCAAACACGAGTGGTGGGTCAGCAATTTTGAGGTCCATGGCGGCGATGTGCAGGGGCCGTTCCTGCATGGCGATGACCGGTTCGCGGTGATCTTTTCCATGGATGTCACCAAGAAGGCATCGGGTGAACGCTCGCAGATGAGCGAGGTTGCAATCTACCACGTCGCCGACGGCAAGATCGTTCGGGAAGAGTTTTACGGAACCGCCTAG
- a CDS encoding peptide chain release factor 3, producing MLDNRPTLPPEIARRRTFAIISHPDAGKTTLTEKFLLYGGAIQMAGQVRAKGEARRTRSDFMQMEKDRGISVSASAMSFDFATPDVNYRFNLVDTPGHSDFSEDTYRTLTAVDAAIMVIDGAKGVESQTQKLFEVCRLRDLPILTFCNKMDRESRDTFEIIDEIQENLAIDVTPASWPIGVGRDFLGCYDLIHDRLELMDRADRNKVAESVSINGLDDPALEQHIPADLLAKLREEVEMARELLPPMDATAFSQGTLTPIWFGSAINSFGVKELMDGIAEYGPEPQVQNAEPREVAPEEKKVAGFVFKVQANMDPKHRDRVAFVRLASGHFNRGMKLTHVRSKKPMAISNPVMFLASDRELAEEAWAGDIIGIPNHGQLRIGDALTEGEALRFTGIPSFAPELLQSVRAGDPMKAKHMEKALMQFAEEGAAKVFKPTFGSGFIVGVVGALQFEVLASRIELEYGLPVRFEASQFTSARWVHGPKEAVEKFAAANKQHIAEDNDGDPVYLTRLQWDIDRVERDYPDVTLSATKELMV from the coding sequence ATGTTGGACAATCGCCCCACCCTTCCGCCCGAGATTGCGCGCCGCCGCACCTTCGCGATCATCTCGCACCCAGATGCGGGCAAGACCACGCTGACCGAAAAGTTCCTGCTTTACGGTGGCGCCATCCAGATGGCCGGTCAGGTCCGCGCCAAAGGCGAGGCACGCCGCACTCGGTCGGACTTCATGCAGATGGAAAAAGACCGCGGCATCTCCGTCAGCGCCTCGGCCATGTCCTTCGACTTTGCCACACCGGACGTGAACTACCGCTTCAATCTGGTCGACACGCCTGGCCACTCCGACTTCTCGGAAGATACCTATCGCACGCTCACCGCCGTGGACGCCGCGATCATGGTGATCGACGGCGCCAAGGGCGTGGAGAGCCAGACCCAGAAACTGTTCGAGGTCTGCCGCCTGCGCGATCTGCCGATCCTGACCTTCTGTAACAAGATGGACCGCGAAAGCCGGGATACGTTTGAGATCATTGACGAAATTCAGGAAAACCTGGCCATCGACGTCACGCCTGCAAGCTGGCCCATCGGCGTGGGCCGCGACTTCCTCGGCTGCTACGACTTGATCCACGATCGGCTCGAACTGATGGACCGCGCCGACCGCAACAAGGTGGCGGAGTCGGTTTCCATCAACGGCCTAGATGATCCCGCGCTTGAGCAACACATCCCCGCAGACCTGCTCGCCAAGCTGCGCGAAGAGGTCGAGATGGCGCGGGAGCTTCTGCCCCCCATGGACGCGACCGCCTTCAGCCAGGGCACATTGACGCCGATCTGGTTCGGCTCCGCGATCAACTCCTTCGGCGTGAAGGAACTGATGGACGGGATCGCCGAATATGGGCCGGAACCGCAGGTGCAAAACGCCGAGCCCCGGGAAGTCGCGCCCGAAGAAAAGAAGGTCGCCGGTTTCGTTTTCAAAGTGCAGGCCAATATGGACCCAAAGCACCGCGACCGCGTCGCGTTCGTGCGCCTCGCCTCCGGCCATTTCAACCGCGGGATGAAACTGACCCATGTGCGGTCCAAGAAGCCGATGGCGATCTCCAACCCCGTCATGTTCTTGGCGAGCGACCGCGAATTGGCGGAAGAGGCCTGGGCCGGGGACATCATCGGCATCCCGAATCATGGCCAGCTTCGCATCGGTGACGCGCTGACCGAGGGTGAAGCGCTGCGCTTCACTGGCATCCCCTCCTTCGCACCTGAACTGCTTCAATCGGTCCGTGCGGGCGATCCGATGAAGGCCAAGCACATGGAAAAGGCCCTGATGCAGTTTGCCGAGGAAGGCGCGGCCAAGGTCTTCAAACCGACCTTCGGCTCGGGCTTCATCGTTGGCGTCGTGGGCGCGCTGCAATTCGAAGTGCTCGCCAGCCGGATTGAGCTGGAATACGGCCTGCCCGTACGCTTCGAGGCGTCGCAATTCACCTCTGCCCGCTGGGTCCATGGCCCGAAAGAAGCGGTCGAGAAATTCGCCGCCGCCAACAAGCAGCACATCGCCGAGGATAATGACGGTGATCCAGTCTACCTGACACGCCTGCAATGGGACATCGACCGGGTGGAACGCGATTACCCGGACGTGACCTTGTCAGCGACAAAGGAGCTGATGGTCTGA
- a CDS encoding DEAD/DEAH box helicase, with protein MTTFSELQLNPKVQKAIAEAGYENPTPIQEGAIPPALEGRDVLGIAQTGTGKTASFTLPMITMLARGRARARMPRSLVLCPTRELAAQVAENFDVYAKHVKLTKALLIGGVSFKEQEAAIDKGVDVLIATPGRLLDHFERGKLILNDVKVMVVDEADRMLDMGFIPDIERIFGLVPFTRQTLFFSATMAPEIERITNTFLSNPAKIEVARQSTTSDTIEQRLIEFKPTRRDMAAKQKRDMLRACIEKEGEAFNNAIIFCNRKVDVDIVAKSLKKHGLNAEPIHGDLDQSHRMRTLDGFRDGSITLLVASDVAARGLDIPNVSHVINYDVPSHAEDYVHRIGRTGRAGKTGVAITLSVPADEKYLGAIENLIEQPIPRSVPPMEVQDARRKRDDEKTEDKPRRNRRGRGNSDEEQRSEEKPAQEAEAQPEAKSDDRPRRERGGRGRGRDRDRGPKVVGMGEHTPDFISLSFDERRGGPARDLTEELEEEEAVEAPVTEAEETPKEKPKRRRSRKPKAEEAPAEETPVEAETPEAEAPAPEEKPKRRRRKKVEEPAAEDAAEPTPEEAEKPKRKRAPRKKKAEAETPEAEAPAPSPED; from the coding sequence ATGACGACCTTTTCAGAGCTTCAGCTCAATCCCAAAGTGCAGAAAGCGATCGCCGAGGCGGGCTACGAAAACCCCACACCTATTCAGGAAGGTGCCATCCCGCCCGCGCTCGAAGGGCGCGACGTTCTCGGGATCGCCCAAACCGGCACCGGCAAGACTGCCAGTTTTACGCTCCCGATGATCACGATGCTGGCCCGTGGCCGCGCCCGCGCGCGTATGCCACGGTCGCTGGTTCTGTGCCCGACGCGTGAACTCGCCGCGCAAGTCGCTGAAAACTTTGACGTTTACGCCAAGCATGTGAAGCTGACCAAGGCGCTGTTGATCGGCGGCGTATCCTTCAAGGAGCAAGAGGCCGCAATCGATAAAGGCGTCGACGTTTTGATCGCCACGCCCGGCCGTCTGCTTGACCATTTCGAGCGCGGCAAACTGATCCTGAATGACGTGAAGGTGATGGTTGTCGACGAAGCGGACCGGATGCTCGACATGGGATTCATCCCCGATATCGAGCGCATTTTTGGCCTTGTGCCGTTCACCCGGCAGACCCTGTTCTTCTCGGCCACCATGGCGCCGGAGATTGAGCGGATCACCAACACCTTCCTGTCGAACCCCGCCAAGATCGAAGTCGCGCGCCAATCGACAACGTCCGACACGATCGAACAGCGTCTGATCGAATTCAAACCGACCCGCCGTGACATGGCCGCCAAGCAAAAGCGCGACATGCTGCGTGCCTGCATCGAAAAAGAGGGCGAGGCGTTCAACAACGCGATCATCTTCTGCAACCGCAAGGTCGATGTGGATATCGTTGCGAAATCCTTGAAAAAGCACGGTCTTAACGCCGAACCGATCCACGGTGATCTCGACCAATCCCACCGGATGCGCACGCTTGATGGGTTCCGCGACGGCTCCATCACCTTACTGGTCGCCTCCGATGTGGCCGCGCGGGGCCTCGACATCCCGAACGTGAGCCATGTCATCAATTATGACGTGCCGAGCCATGCCGAAGATTATGTGCACCGCATTGGCCGCACGGGCCGCGCCGGCAAGACCGGTGTTGCGATAACCCTTAGCGTTCCTGCTGACGAAAAGTATCTCGGCGCGATTGAGAACCTGATCGAACAGCCCATTCCGCGTAGTGTTCCGCCCATGGAAGTGCAAGACGCACGCCGGAAGCGTGATGACGAAAAGACTGAAGACAAGCCACGCCGCAACCGCCGTGGTCGGGGCAACTCCGACGAGGAACAACGGTCTGAGGAAAAGCCAGCGCAGGAGGCCGAGGCACAGCCGGAAGCCAAATCCGACGACCGCCCCCGCCGCGAACGCGGTGGCCGTGGGCGCGGACGCGACAGGGATCGTGGGCCCAAGGTTGTCGGCATGGGCGAGCACACGCCGGACTTCATCTCGCTTAGTTTCGATGAACGTCGCGGCGGTCCCGCCCGTGACCTGACCGAGGAGCTGGAGGAAGAGGAGGCCGTTGAGGCACCGGTAACTGAGGCCGAAGAAACCCCGAAAGAAAAGCCCAAGCGTCGCCGGTCACGCAAGCCGAAGGCAGAGGAGGCCCCGGCTGAAGAAACGCCGGTTGAAGCCGAAACGCCGGAAGCCGAAGCGCCGGCCCCAGAGGAAAAGCCCAAGCGCCGTCGCCGCAAGAAGGTCGAGGAGCCTGCGGCCGAAGACGCGGCTGAACCCACGCCTGAGGAGGCTGAGAAACCCAAACGAAAGCGTGCGCCACGCAAGAAGAAGGCGGAGGCTGAAACGCCGGAGGCCGAAGCTCCGGCACCAAGCCCTGAGGATTGA
- a CDS encoding ribonuclease J, with amino-acid sequence MTDRNRLMYLPLGGAGEIGMNCYVYGYGPEGAERFIVADVGVAFPDMDGQPGVDLILPDVAWLEERRDRIDGIFITHAHEDHVGAVGHLWNRLRAPVYCRTFTAIHATRKIEEAGHDSAMVKVVGAYPEVVEAGPFRVSFAPVSHSIPEASALVIDTDAGRVVHSGDFKIDRDPLVGEAFDENMWAEIGAQGVLAYVCDSTNVFNRNPGRSESQLPEHINALVAQASGMVVATTFASNIARVKTLAEAGAAAGRSICLMGRAMQRMVKAGVESGVLTDFPSTLSPEDALDVPRENLMLIVTGSQGERRAASANLSRGKFLGHELKDGDTFLFSSKTIPGNEVPVAHIQNALAEIGVEIVDDNSGFYHVSGHANRPDLEVMHDVLKPQILIPCHGEFRHIREHARLAASKGMAGIVAPNGSVVELSGNAPGVVEYIETGRTYLDGEAFVGQFDGVIRERMKMALNGMVVVALIVDEGDEMLEDAWVQLKGLPEVGSSGAPLQELIEDDIAKLLPRLDAKVIEDDDKLEESIKRVVRQTCNQEIGKKPELALLVSRLMAE; translated from the coding sequence ATGACAGACCGGAACCGGCTGATGTACCTCCCCCTCGGTGGCGCGGGGGAGATTGGGATGAATTGCTATGTCTATGGCTATGGGCCGGAAGGGGCAGAGCGGTTCATCGTGGCCGATGTGGGTGTTGCCTTCCCCGATATGGACGGACAGCCGGGTGTAGACCTGATCCTGCCCGATGTCGCTTGGCTGGAAGAGCGGCGTGACCGCATTGACGGTATCTTCATTACGCACGCGCACGAGGACCACGTGGGCGCGGTTGGGCACCTGTGGAACCGCCTGCGCGCGCCGGTTTACTGCCGGACTTTCACGGCGATCCACGCCACGCGCAAGATCGAGGAAGCGGGCCATGACAGCGCCATGGTCAAGGTCGTCGGCGCCTACCCTGAGGTGGTTGAGGCCGGCCCCTTCCGCGTATCCTTCGCGCCGGTGTCGCATTCGATCCCCGAAGCCTCGGCCCTTGTGATTGACACTGACGCGGGCAGGGTCGTGCATTCCGGTGACTTCAAGATCGACCGTGATCCTTTGGTTGGTGAGGCGTTCGACGAAAACATGTGGGCGGAGATCGGCGCCCAGGGTGTGCTGGCTTATGTCTGCGACTCCACAAATGTCTTTAACCGCAATCCGGGTCGCTCGGAAAGTCAGTTGCCGGAGCATATCAACGCACTGGTGGCACAAGCCAGCGGTATGGTCGTGGCAACAACATTCGCGTCCAACATCGCGCGCGTGAAGACGCTTGCTGAGGCTGGTGCAGCCGCAGGCCGTTCGATCTGCCTGATGGGCCGGGCGATGCAACGGATGGTGAAGGCTGGTGTGGAATCAGGCGTGTTGACCGATTTCCCGTCGACTTTATCGCCCGAAGACGCGCTGGATGTCCCGCGTGAGAACCTGATGTTGATCGTGACCGGATCGCAGGGCGAACGCCGCGCAGCGTCAGCGAACCTCAGCCGGGGTAAGTTCCTGGGCCATGAGTTGAAGGACGGCGACACGTTCCTGTTCTCGTCCAAAACCATACCCGGCAACGAAGTGCCCGTCGCGCACATTCAGAATGCACTGGCTGAAATCGGTGTTGAGATTGTCGATGACAACAGCGGCTTCTACCACGTCTCGGGCCATGCCAACCGGCCCGATCTGGAAGTGATGCACGATGTGCTGAAGCCCCAAATCCTGATCCCCTGCCACGGAGAATTCCGCCATATCCGCGAACATGCGCGGCTCGCGGCGTCGAAGGGCATGGCGGGGATCGTCGCGCCCAACGGCTCGGTGGTGGAGCTGTCGGGCAACGCGCCGGGTGTCGTGGAATATATCGAGACAGGGCGCACCTATCTGGATGGCGAGGCCTTTGTCGGTCAGTTCGACGGCGTGATCCGCGAGCGGATGAAGATGGCGCTGAACGGCATGGTCGTCGTGGCTTTGATAGTCGATGAAGGCGACGAAATGCTGGAAGATGCCTGGGTGCAGCTGAAAGGCCTGCCCGAAGTTGGTTCCTCCGGCGCGCCGCTGCAGGAGTTGATCGAAGACGACATCGCCAAGCTGCTTCCGCGTCTGGATGCGAAGGTGATCGAGGATGACGACAAGCTGGAGGAGTCGATCAAGCGGGTCGTGCGCCAGACCTGCAATCAGGAGATCGGCAAAAAGCCCGAACTTGCACTTCTGGTGAGCCGGTTAATGGCTGAGTGA
- a CDS encoding type III pantothenate kinase, with product MLLCIDCGNTNTVFSIWDGESWLCTLRTSTHHSRTADAYFTWFSTLLGHYGIDPKIDDVIISSTVPRVVFNLRVFCDRFYGLRPWVVGKPDCALPIEPRVDYGTGVGPDRLANAAGAFARHGGDCVVVDFGTATNFDVVAEDGAYVGGVIAPGVNLSLEALALGAAALPHVDITKPEKVIGTNTVGCIQSGVFWGYIGLIEGITARIKAEYGKPMKVIGTGGLAPLFAQGELLFDTIEDDLTMYGLTVIHKYNKENTPS from the coding sequence ATGCTCCTTTGCATCGATTGCGGCAACACGAACACGGTTTTCTCGATCTGGGATGGGGAAAGCTGGCTGTGCACGCTGCGCACGTCCACCCATCATTCGCGGACGGCGGATGCCTATTTCACGTGGTTCTCCACGCTGCTTGGCCACTATGGGATCGACCCGAAGATTGACGACGTCATTATCTCATCCACCGTGCCGCGCGTGGTCTTCAACCTGCGCGTCTTCTGCGACCGTTTCTATGGCTTGCGCCCGTGGGTGGTTGGCAAACCCGACTGCGCCCTGCCCATCGAGCCACGCGTGGATTACGGCACGGGAGTGGGGCCTGACCGCTTGGCCAACGCCGCCGGCGCATTCGCGCGTCACGGCGGCGATTGTGTCGTGGTGGATTTTGGAACGGCCACGAATTTCGACGTGGTTGCTGAAGATGGTGCCTATGTGGGCGGCGTGATCGCGCCGGGTGTGAACCTGTCGCTGGAGGCATTGGCCCTTGGCGCGGCCGCGCTTCCCCATGTCGACATCACGAAACCAGAAAAGGTGATCGGCACCAATACGGTCGGCTGCATTCAATCCGGCGTTTTCTGGGGCTATATCGGCCTGATCGAAGGCATAACGGCACGGATCAAGGCCGAATACGGCAAGCCGATGAAAGTCATTGGCACCGGCGGCCTCGCCCCCTTGTTCGCCCAAGGGGAGCTGCTATTTGACACCATCGAAGACGACCTCACCATGTACGGCCTGACGGTCATTCATAAATATAACAAGGAAAACACCCCCTCATGA
- a CDS encoding biotin--[acetyl-CoA-carboxylase] ligase, whose translation MTDWPTGVGRRVLAETDSTMAEAARAAPTLAGPEWVLALNQTSGRGRRGRAWSMPAGNFAASLTMRPDGPVDQIALRSFTASLALRDALITVGCPEGALSLKWPNDVLLHGGKLAGILLESVGDGKGGVSHLIIGVGVNLAAVPEAAALEPHAVAPVSLREIGVTTTPEDFLVALAPAFARHEASLATYGFGPTRTEWLAHAARIGEVITARLPGEEFTGTFTDVDETGNLVLETPKGPRRIAAADIYF comes from the coding sequence ATGACCGATTGGCCCACCGGCGTGGGCCGTCGCGTCCTGGCTGAGACCGACAGCACAATGGCGGAGGCCGCTCGGGCTGCACCGACCTTGGCGGGTCCGGAATGGGTGCTGGCGCTGAACCAGACTTCGGGACGGGGCAGGCGCGGTCGGGCATGGTCTATGCCTGCGGGAAACTTCGCAGCCTCGCTGACCATGCGCCCGGACGGCCCGGTTGATCAGATTGCATTGCGGTCGTTCACGGCGTCACTGGCCCTGCGCGACGCGTTGATTACCGTCGGATGCCCGGAAGGCGCCTTGTCGCTGAAATGGCCCAATGACGTGCTGCTTCACGGCGGAAAGCTGGCTGGCATCCTGCTAGAGAGTGTGGGTGACGGGAAAGGCGGCGTCAGCCACCTGATCATCGGTGTTGGCGTGAACCTGGCCGCTGTCCCCGAAGCCGCCGCCTTGGAGCCGCATGCCGTGGCCCCCGTATCGCTGCGAGAGATTGGCGTTACCACCACACCCGAAGACTTCCTCGTTGCGCTTGCCCCTGCGTTCGCCCGACATGAGGCCAGCCTTGCGACCTACGGCTTTGGCCCGACCCGCACCGAATGGCTCGCCCACGCGGCCCGGATCGGCGAGGTCATCACCGCCCGCCTGCCGGGCGAAGAGTTCACCGGCACATTCACGGACGTGGACGAGACCGGCAACCTTGTGCTTGAAACACCCAAAGGCCCGCGCCGAATTGCGGCGGCGGATATCTATTTCTAG